One genomic segment of Osmia bicornis bicornis chromosome 16, iOsmBic2.1, whole genome shotgun sequence includes these proteins:
- the LOC114878003 gene encoding calcium-binding mitochondrial carrier protein Aralar1 isoform X5 — MTPSDFVRSYLGLFTNPDYNSDSVNLLAGIVDTSKDGLISFPEFQAFEGLLCVPDALYKTAFQLFDTNGNGMVAFDEFVEVMLKTELHQRMPFDMESSLIKLYFGKDKKRLINYAEFSQFLHDFHEEYATEAFKKFDKDCQGFISALDFQDIMISIKSHLLTKDVRDNLVAAASTGQSGRKVSFPYFMAFNSLLNNMELIKRIYLNATNGHRYEEVTKETFLHSAQMMSQITPLEVDILFQLCDLLHQTGKIVYNDLVAITPEQYFKQITKRLAEIKAVSSPEDRGIVIQILESGYRFVLGSIGGAVGATAVYPIDLVKTRMQNQRTGSLVGELMYRNSFDCCKKVIRHEGFFGLYRGLIPQLMGVAPEKAIKLTVNDFVRDKFMDKNGNLPLYGEILSGACAGGSQVIFTNPLEIVKIRLQVAGEIAGGAKVRAWTVVKELGLFGLYKGARACFLRDVPFSAIYFPMYAHLKTRLADEGGYNTPLSLLASGAIAGVPAAALVTPADVIKTRLQVVARQGQTTYNGLLDCAKKIFKEEGPRAFWKGATARVFRSSPQFGVTLFTYELLQRLFVVDFGGSRPSGSEHRVPATGVAEEIRSTNPDHIGGYQVALPIFNGIETKFGLYLPRFQTGTQGK; from the exons ATGACCCCGTCTGACTTCGTACGAAGTTACCTTGGACTCTTCACGAATCCcgattacaattctgattccgTTAATTTGCTCGCCGGTATCGTTGATACCAGTAAAGATGG GCTCATATCATTCCCTGAGTTCCAAGCATTCGAAGGGCTGCTCTGCGTGCCAGATGCTTTGTACAAGACAGCCTTTCAGTTGTTCGACACTAATGGAAATGGAATGGTTGCGTTTG ACGAGTTCGTTGAGGTGATGCTGAAAACTGAGCTGCATCAAAGGATGCCCTTCGACATGGAAAGCAGTTTGATCAAACTTTATTTTGgaaaggataagaagaggTTGATCAACTATGCCGAGTTCAGTCAATTCTTGCAT GACTTCCACGAGGAGTACGCAACGGAGGCTTTCAAGAAATTCGACAAAGACTGTCAGGGTTTCATCTCGGCGCTGGATTTCCAAGACATCATGATCAGCATCAAGAGCCACTTGCTAACCAAGGACGTGAGGGACAACTTGGTCGCT GCTGCTAGTACTGGACAGAGCGGGCGTAAAGTGAGCTTTCCATACTTCATGGCGTTCAATTCCCTGTTGAATAACATGGAGCTCATCAAACGTATTTATCTAAACGCTACTAACGGCCATAGATACGAGGAGGTTACCAAAG aaaCGTTCCTTCATTCCGCACAAATGATGTCGCAGATCACGCCATTAGAGGTGGACATTCTTTTTCAACTGTGCGACCTGCTCCATCAGACTGG GAAAATTGTATACAATGATCTCGTGGCTATTACACCCGAGCAGTATTTCAAGCAAATAACAAAACGCCTTGCCGAGATAAAGGCGGTGTCG AGCCCCGAAGATCGTGGTATCGTCATCCAGATACTCGAGAGTGGATACCGATTTGTCCTTGGATCCATCGGAGGAG CGGTTGGCGCCACAGCCGTCTACCCGATTGATCTGGTGAAGACGAGGATGCAGAACCAAAGGACCGGGTCCCTTGTCGGCGAGCTGATGTACAGAAACAGCTTTGATTGCTGCAAAAAG GTTATACGGCATGAAGGTTTCTTCGGTCTTTACAGAGGTTTGATACCTCAGCTGATGGGGGTGGCACCTGAGAAGGCCATCAAGTTGACTGTCAATGATTTTGTCAGAGATAAGTTCATGGATAAGAACGGCAATCTACCTCTTTATGGGGAAATTCTATCTGGTGCTTGT GCAGGAGGCTCTCAGGTGATATTCACAAATCCCTTGGAAATAGTTAAAATCCGGCTGCAGGTGGCTGGAGAGATAGCAGGGGGGGCTAAAGTCAGAGCATGGACTGTGGTTAAAGAATTAGGTCTCTTTGGTTTGTATAAA GGTGCAAGAGCTTGTTTCTTAAGAGACGTTCCATTTAGTGCAATTTATTTCCCAATGTATGCCCACTTGAAGACACGATTAGCAGACGAAGGGGGTTACAACACCCCTCTGTCTCTTCTTGCTTCTGGTGCTATCGCTGGTGTACCTGCAGCAGCGCTGGTCACTCCTGCAGATGTGATAAAAACAAGGCTACAA GTGGTAGCCAGACAGGGTCAAACAACGTACAACGGTTTACTGGATTGTGCGAAGAAGATCTTCAAGGAAGAAGGTCCAAGGGCATTCTGGAAAGGAGCCACAg CCCGAGTATTTAGATCGTCACCCCAGTTTGGCGTGACCCTCTTCACCTACGAGCTTTTGCAGAGGCTCTTCGTGGTCGACTTCGGAGGATC TCGACCCTCCGGGTCCGAGCACAGGGTGCCGGCGACAGGAGTTGCGGAAGAGATCCGTTCGACGAACCCAGACCACATAGGCGGTTACCAAGTAGCGTTGCCCATCTTCAACGGTATCGAAACAAAGTTCGGTCTCTATCTACCCAGGTTCCAAACCGGTACACAAGGAAAGTAA